The following are from one region of the Syngnathus typhle isolate RoL2023-S1 ecotype Sweden linkage group LG22, RoL_Styp_1.0, whole genome shotgun sequence genome:
- the LOC133146524 gene encoding serine/threonine-protein kinase Nek2-like, whose translation MGSRGRCQRIRRKSDGKVLVWKEVCCETLSKSETRTLISKVNHQKMARHPNIVRCYDCIVDSANTKIYVVMEECTGDNLADLIASASRERRHLDEKFILQVIAQLTSALKTFYRKRNGKPIFHHNLKAGNVFLDSEQNVKLGKPSYTNTNQMSFDNKCDIWSLGCLLYELCTLCRYVPSSGQKVLAEKIPARTLIKIPGQYSKELCMLLNNMLNLTDDLRPSMESILQSNLLAEVVEEEAKKAQGCSELAKRNKMIRSARKNKENLAPGDPQLVMLDNIARRPRTDSQHTSQVDKDRHVRQLRF comes from the exons ATGGGATCCCGTGGAAGATGCCAGAGGATAAGAAGGAAATCTGATGGAAAA GTTCTGGTATGGAAAGAGGTGTGTTGTGAAACTTTGAGCAAGAGTGAGACACGGACATTGATCTCCAAAGTGAACCACCAAAAGATGGCGAGGCACCCAAACATTGTGAGATGTTACGACTGCATCGTTGACAGCGCCAACACCAAGATATACGTTGTGATGGAGGAGTGCACCGGTGACAACTTGGCCGACCTCATTGCATCCGCCTCAAGGGAAAG GCGTCACTTGGATGAGAAATTCATCCTGCAGGTCATCGCTCAGCTCACATCAGCTCTGAAGACGTTTTACAGGAAGCGTAACGGCAAGCCCATCTTTCATCACAACTTGAAAGCAGGCAATGTCTTCCTGGACAGCGAGCAGAATGTAAAACTTGGAAAGCCTTCTTACACAAACACA AACCAGATGTCCTTCGATAACAAATGCGATATCTGGTCATTGGGATGTTTACTGTACGAGCTCTGTACTCTATG CCGTTACGTTCCTTCCTCAGGACAAAAAGTACTTGCAGAGAAGATACCAGCAAGGACTTTAATAAAAATCCCCGGGCAGTACTCGAAGGAACTGTGCATGCTTCTCAACAACATGCTCAACTTGACg GATGACCTGAGGCCATCTATGGAATCCATCCTCCAGAGTAACCTTCTGGCTGAAGTAGTTGAGGAGGAAGCAAAGAAGGCCCAGGGATGTTCAGAGCTAGCTAAGAGGAATAAGATGATACGCTCTGCTCGCAAGAATAAGGAAAACCTCGCGCCTGGTGATCCTCAGCTTGTGATGCTCGACAACATCGCTCGAAGGCCCCGGACAGACAGTCAGCACACCAGCCAAGTGGACAAAGACAGACATGTCCGGCAACTCCGTTTTTGA
- the snw1 gene encoding SNW domain-containing protein 1, with the protein MSLTSFLPVPTQLSQDQLEAEDRVRAQKSFSTALVASRREPPPYGHRGGWIPRTPEDFGDGGAFPEIHVAQFPLEMGRQKKTNNALTMQVDAEGKIKYDAIARQGQNKDKVIFSRYTDLLPKEVMNEDTPELQKPDEEAVEELTEKTRAALSKQVSQKIAAAMPVRAADKQAPAQYIRYTPSQQGVAFNSGAKQRVIRMVEMQRDPMEPPRFKINKKIPRGPPSPPAPVMHSPSRKMTVKEQQEWKIPPCISNWKNAKGYTIPLDKRLAADGRGLQTVHINENFAKLAEALYIADRKAREAVEMRAQVEKKMAQKEKEKKEEKLRELAQMARDRRAGIKSHGDKGGEDGEARERDEIRHDRRKERQHDRNISRAAPDKRSKLQRDQDRDISELIALGVPNPRTSSSEAQYDQRLFNQSKGMDSGFAGGEDETYNVYDKPFRGGRDMASNIYRPSKAIDKDAYADDFDTLMQKDRFVPDKEFSGADHGQRREGPVQFEEDPFGLDKFLEEAKQHGGSKRASTSSRSKDDYHDKKRRKE; encoded by the exons ATGTCTCTAACGAG CTTTCTACCGGTGCCGACCCAGCTGTCACAAGATCAGCTGGAAGCAGAGGACAGAGTTCGCGCCCAGAAGTCGTTCTCTACTGCCTTGGTCGCTTCCCGAAGGGAACCGCCACCTTATGGACACAGAGGTGGATGGATACCTCGCACTCCCGAG GACTTTGGAGATGGGGGAGCTTTTCCAGAGATCCACGTGGCACAGTTTCCTCTGGAGATGGGTCGgcaaaagaaaaccaacaatGCTCTGACGATGCAGGTGGATGCAGAGGGAAAGATCAAATATGATGCTATTGCAAGACAAGGACAAAACAAAGACAAG GTGATCTTCAGTAGGTACACAGATCTACTTCCAAAAGAGGTTATGAATGAAGACACCCCGGAATTGCAGAAGCCGGATGAGGAAGCTGTTGAAGAG cTGACTGAGAAGACTCGTGCTGCCCTCAGCAAGCAGGTATCTCAAAAGATTGCCGCTGCCATGCCTGTCCGAGCAGCAGACAAGCAGGCCCCAGCGCAGTACATCAG GTACACCCCATCCCAGCAGGGAGTGGCTTTCAACTCTGGagccaaacaaagagtcatcCGCATGGTGGAAATGCAGAGAGACCCCATGGAACCACCACGTTTTAA GATCAATAAGAAGATCCCTCGTGGACCGCCGTCACCACCAGCTCCAGTCATGCATTCTCCGAGTAGAAAG ATGACGGTGAAAGAACAGCAGGAGTGGAAGATTCCTCCATGCATCTCCAACTGGAAGAACGCTAAG gGTTACACCATCCCTCTAGACAAGCGTCTGGCAGCTGATGGCAGGGGGCTGCAAACAGTTCACATTAATGAAAACTTTGCCAAGCTGGCTGAGGCCCTCTACATTGCTGATAGAAAG GCCAGAGAGGCGGTGGAGATGAGAGCCCAGGTGGAAAAGAAGATGGCCCAgaaggagaaagaaaagaaagaagagaaacTCAGGGAGTTAGCCCAAATGGCCCGAGATCGCAGGGCGGGAATTAAAAGTCATGGGGACAAAG GCGGCGAGGACGGAGAGGCAAGGGAGCGTGACGAGATCCGCCACGACAGAAGGAAAGAGAGACAGCACGACAGAAACATTTCCAGGGCAGCTCCTGACAAGAG ATCCAAACTGCAGAGGGACCAAGACAGAGACATTAGTGAGCTCATCGCTCTGGGTGTGCCCAACCCTCGCACCAGCAGCAGCGAGGCCCAGTATGACCAGCGACTTTTCAACCAGAGTAAA GGAATGGATAGCGGCTTTGCCGGTGGCGAGGACGAGACGTACAACGTGTACGACAAGCCTTTCCGCGGCGGCAGAGACATGGCCTCCAACATCTACCGACCCAGCAAAGCCATCGACAAGGACGCCTACGCTGATGACTTTGACACACTCATGCAAAAAGACAG GTTCGTGCCCGACAAGGAGTTCTCGGGTGCCGATCACGGGCAGAGGCGCGAGGGTCCTGTCCAGTTTGAAGAAGACCCTTTCGGTCTGGACAAATTCTTGGAAGAAGCCAAGCAGCACGGCGGCTCCAAGAGAGCGTCCACCAGCAGCCGCTCCAAGGACGATTACCATGACAAGAAGCGCAGAAAGGAGTGA